In the Leptotrichia sp. oral taxon 847 genome, one interval contains:
- a CDS encoding FAD-dependent oxidoreductase: MSIKKDWAAKVLKREKVANKTYELTVSKPEGFEYEVGQYVNFKFPEPYFETKDNMMRPLSIASHPKEDVLKFVVRESESDFKKMYKEIKTGDPVSLFGPLGNFIPVEIPKDQNIALLISGIGIAPVLPFFKKLKDEKHEGKIKLFYSNRTPDIVTYDKELENYPLGDNYEYIKVLTGVQKRIDGDFIEAHVGDLNNYVYYIVGTKDFIKSMRTALKDKGVDNKKVKIDNFG, from the coding sequence ATGAGTATAAAAAAAGATTGGGCGGCAAAAGTTCTGAAAAGAGAAAAAGTTGCAAATAAAACTTATGAGCTGACTGTTTCAAAACCTGAAGGATTTGAATACGAAGTGGGACAATATGTTAATTTTAAATTTCCAGAACCGTATTTTGAAACCAAAGACAATATGATGAGACCACTATCTATTGCTTCACATCCAAAAGAAGATGTACTAAAATTTGTAGTTCGTGAAAGTGAAAGTGATTTTAAAAAGATGTATAAAGAAATTAAAACGGGAGATCCTGTTTCACTTTTTGGACCACTTGGAAACTTTATTCCAGTAGAAATTCCTAAAGATCAAAATATAGCTCTTTTAATTTCGGGAATTGGGATTGCGCCAGTGTTGCCATTTTTCAAAAAATTGAAAGACGAAAAACATGAAGGGAAAATAAAATTATTTTACAGCAATCGTACGCCTGATATTGTAACTTATGACAAAGAATTGGAAAATTATCCTCTTGGTGATAATTACGAATATATAAAAGTTTTGACAGGAGTTCAAAAAAGAATTGACGGAGATTTTATTGAAGCTCATGTTGGAGATTTAAATAACTATGTTTATTATATCGTGGGAACTAAAGATTTTATAAAATCAATGAGAACAGCATTAAAAGATAAAGGCGTGGACAATAAAAAAGTAAAAATTGATAATTTTGGATAA
- a CDS encoding acyltransferase translates to MAIDIIRILAFIFIVLLHTVNIQYGVNIWILLYGIISIGVNLFIMVSGYLLLDKSEKMSVFFKKRIKGIFPLFIFFNVVYIFVNKVKIMPVLQGKEIVAPHFWYIYMILGLYFITPWLQKVLKFAKKETFIILILWFLCSILNPHLIKFDLPRIPFSHFPITEFIGYYILGYYIKVDRNKIKKVPFSIIIIIYLIGFFISAISTKYVLLKTGNRISDFFDKNSLGTFFMTVSFFTFFIKFDFKNRNEIVKIIANSTYFAFLVHLLVLKIVTKISDEMIFKSFSTVIISILLGIVYEIFVKKFFAKLKL, encoded by the coding sequence ATGGCTATTGATATTATCAGAATTTTAGCTTTTATTTTTATCGTGTTACTTCATACAGTAAATATTCAGTACGGTGTAAATATATGGATTTTGTTATATGGCATAATCTCTATAGGAGTCAATTTATTTATAATGGTTAGTGGATATTTGCTTTTGGATAAATCAGAAAAGATGTCAGTGTTTTTTAAGAAAAGAATTAAAGGAATATTCCCACTTTTCATATTTTTTAATGTGGTTTATATTTTTGTAAATAAAGTAAAAATAATGCCAGTATTACAAGGAAAAGAAATTGTAGCTCCACATTTTTGGTATATTTATATGATTTTGGGTCTTTACTTTATCACACCTTGGCTTCAAAAAGTTCTGAAATTTGCTAAAAAAGAAACTTTTATAATATTAATTTTATGGTTTTTATGTAGTATTTTAAATCCGCATTTGATAAAATTTGATCTTCCAAGAATTCCATTTTCGCATTTTCCAATAACAGAATTTATAGGCTACTATATTTTGGGTTATTACATAAAGGTCGATAGAAATAAAATAAAAAAAGTACCTTTTTCTATAATAATTATAATTTATTTAATCGGATTTTTTATAAGTGCAATTTCCACAAAATATGTTTTATTAAAAACAGGAAATAGAATCAGCGACTTTTTTGATAAAAATTCACTTGGAACATTTTTTATGACAGTTTCATTTTTTACTTTTTTTATAAAATTTGATTTTAAAAATAGAAATGAAATAGTTAAAATTATTGCAAACTCAACATATTTCGCATTTTTAGTACATTTATTAGTGTTAAAAATAGTTACGAAAATTAGCGATGAAATGATTTTTAAATCTTTTAGTACAGTGATTATCAGTATTTTACTCGGAATAGTTTATGAAATATTTGTAAAAAAATTTTTTGCAAAATTAAAATTATAA